A region from the Panicum hallii strain FIL2 chromosome 1, PHallii_v3.1, whole genome shotgun sequence genome encodes:
- the LOC112892413 gene encoding nitrate reductase [NAD(P)H], producing the protein MAASVERHLAPHPWPSNAPPKSFDMFRPGGPGKRRAGPDSDSDDEDNIPPDWRSLYHPRLEVEPPVQDPRDEATSDAWVRRHPALVRLTGKHPFNSEPPVPRLMAHGFITPAPLHYVRNHGAVPKADWSTWTVEVTGLVKRPAGLTMEQLVTEFEAVELPVTLVCAGNRRKEQNMVRQTVGFNWGPGAISTSVWRGARLRDVLRRCGVMGAAAGAANVCFEGAEDLPGGGGCKYGTSLRREVAMDPARDVILAYMQNGEPLAPDHGFPVRVIVPGFIGGRMVKWLKRIIVASSESESYYHYRDNRVLPSHVDAELANAEAWWYKPEYMINELNINSVITTPGHDEVLPINALTTQRPYTIKGYAYSGGGRKVTRVEVTLDGGETWQVCTLDHPERPTKYGKYWCWCFWSVDVEVLDVLGAKEIAVRAWDEAMNAQPEKLIWNLMGMMNNCWFRVKINACRPHKGEIGLVFEHPTQPGNQPGGWMARQKHLETSESAQGTLKKSTSTPFMNTATAQYTMSEVRRHTSPESAWIIVHGHIYDCTGFLKDHPGGADSILINAGTDCTEEFDAIHSDKARGLLEMYRVGELVVTGSDYSPQSSHADLKAIDEAPAAPPVPLPVSTVALANPREKVKCRLVDKKSLSYNVRLFRFALPSPDQKLGLPVGKHVYVCASIAGKLCMRAYTPTSSVDEIGHIELLIKIYFKDEDPKYPNGGIMSQYLDSLPLGATINIKGPIGHIEYAGRGGFVVNGERRFARRLAMIAGGTGITPVYQVIQAVLRDQPDDDTEMHLVYANRTEDDMLLREEIDRWAAAHPARLKVWYVVSKVARPEDGWGYGVGRVDEQVMREHLPLGDGETLALVCGPPAMVECTVRPGLEKMGYDLDKSCLVF; encoded by the exons ATGGCGGCCTCCGTTGAGCGGCACCTGGCCCCGCATCCGTGGCCGAGCAATGCGCCTCCCAAGAGCTTCGACATGTTCCGGCCCGGCGGTCCGGGCAAGCGCCGCGCCGGCCCCGACTCCGACTCCGACGACGAGGACAACATACCCCCGGACTGGAGGTCGCTCTACCACCCGCGCCTCGAGGTGGAGCCGCCCGTCCAGGACCCCCGCGACGAGGCCACCTCCGACGCGTGGGTGCGGCGCCACCCGGCGCTCGTCCGGCTCACGGGCAAGCACCCCTTCAACTCGGAGCCCCCCGTCCCGCGGCTCATGGCGCACGGGTTCATCACCCCGGCGCCGCTCCACTACGTGCGCAACCACGGGGCGGTGCCCAAGGCGGACTGGTCCACCTGGACCGTCGAGGTGACGGGGCTCGTGAAGCGCCCCGCGGGACTCACCATGGAGCAGCTGGTGACGGAGTTCGAGGCCGTGGAGCTGCCCGTGACGCTGGTGTGCGCGGGGAACCGGCGCAAGGAGCAGAACATGGTGCGCCAGACCGTGGGCTTCAACTGGGGCCCCGGGGCCATCTCCACCTCCGTGTGGCGCGGCGCCAGGCTCCGCGACGTGCTCCGGCGGTGCGGCGTCATGGGCGCAGCGGCCGGCGCCGCCAACGTCTGCTTCGAGGGCGCCGAGGacctccccggcggcggcgggtgcaaGTACGGCACCAGCCTGCGGCGGGAGGTGGCCATGGACCCCGCGCGCGACGTCATCCTCGCCTACATGCAGAACGGCGAGCCGCTGGCGCCCGATCACGGCTTCCCCGTGCGCGTCATCGTGCCGGGCTTCATCGGCGGCCGCATGGTCAAGTGGCTCAAGCGGATCATCGTCGCGTCCAGCGAGTCCGAGAGCTACTACCACTACCGCGACAACCGCGTCCTGCCGTCCCACGTCGATGCCGAGCTCGCCAATGCCGAAG CGTGGTGGTACAAGCCGGAGTACATGATAAACGAGCTGAACATCAACTCGGTGATCACGACGCCGGGCCACGACGAGGTGCTGCCCATCAACGCGCTGACGACGCAGCGGCCGTATACGATCAAGGGATATGCGTACTCCG GTGGCGGCCGGAAAGTTACGCGGGTGGAGGTGACCCTGGACGGCGGCGAGACGTGGCAGGTGTGCACCCTCGACCACCCGGAGCGGCCAACCAAGTACGGCAAGTACTGGTGCTGGTGCTTCTGGTCCGTCGACGTCGAGGTGCTCGACGTGCTCGGGGCCAAGGAGATCGCCGTCCGCGCCTGGGACGAGGCCATGAACGCCCAGCCGGAGAAGCTCATCTGGAACCTCATG GGCATGATGAACAACTGCTGGTTCCGTGTGAAGATCAACGCGTGCCGGCCGCACAAGGGCGAGATCGGTCTGGTGTTCGAGCACCCGACGCAGCCGGGCAACCAGCCGGGCGGCTGGATGGCGCGGCAGAAGCACCTGGAGACGTCGGAGAGCGCGCAGGGCACGCTGAAGAAGAGCACCTCCACGCCCTTCATGAACACGGCCACCGCGCAGTACACCATGTCCGAGGTGCGTCGCCACACGTCCCCGGAGTCCGCATGGATCATCGTGCACGGCCACATCTACGACTGCACGGGCTTCCTCAAGGACCACCCCGGCGGCGCCGACAGCATCCTCATCAACGCCGGCACCGACTGCACCGAGGAGTTCGACGCCATCCACTCCGACAAGGCCCGCGGCCTCCTCGAGATGTACCGCGTCGGCGAGCTCGTCGTCACCGGAAGCGACTACTCCCCGCAGAGCAGCCACGCCGACCTCAAGGCCATCGACGAGGCCCCTGCTGCGCCGCCGGTTCCTCTGCCCGTGTCCACCGTCGCGCTCGCCAACCCGAGGGAGAAGGTGAAATGCCGGCTCGTGGACAAGAAGAGCCTGTCCTACAACGTGCGCCTCTTCCGGTTCGCGCTGCCGTCGCCCGACCAGAAGCTCGGCCTGCCGGTCGGCAAGCACGTGTACGTGTGCGCGTCGATCGCCGGCAAGCTCTGCATGCGCGCGTACACGCCGACGAGCTCCGTCGACGAGATCGGCCACATCGAACTCCTGATCAAGATCTACTTCAAGGACGAGGACCCCAAGTACCCCAACGGCGGGATCATGTCGCAGTACCTGGACTCCCTGCCGCTCGGCGCGACCATCAACATCAAGGGCCCCATCGGGCACATCGAGTacgccggccgcggcggcttCGTGGTGAACGGGGAGCGCCGGTTCGCGCGCAGGCTCGCCATGATCGCCGGCGGGACGGGGATCACGCCGGTGTACCAGGTGATCCAGGCCGTGCTGAGGGACCAGCCCGATGACGACACGGAGATGCACCTGGTGTACGCGAACCGGACGGAGGACGACATGCTCCTGCGGGAGGAGATCgaccggtgggcggcggcgcacccGGCGCGGCTCAAGGTGTGGTACGTGGTCAGCAAGGTGGCGCGCCCCGAGGACGGGTGGGGGTACGGCGTCGGGAGAGTGGACGAGCAGGTGATGAGGGAGCACCTGCCGCTGGGCGACGGCGAGACGCTCGCGCTCGTGTGCGGGCCGCCGGCGATGGTCGAGTGCACGGTGCGCCCCGGCCTGGAGAAGATGGGGTACGACCTCGACAAGTCTTGCCTCGTCTTCTGA